One genomic region from Terriglobales bacterium encodes:
- a CDS encoding UDP-N-acetylmuramoyl-L-alanyl-D-glutamate--2,6-diaminopimelate ligase: MTFASLLDGAEVLSQSGSAFVKGVDYDSRRVQPGWLFVAMRGEATDGNRYIDAALKAGAIAVVTDAAEEKPREGVAWAVVPHGRRALARISANFYKHPENRLKLVGITGTNGKTTTSYLVESILNAAGRKSVLVGTIEYHVAGKKIPAPHTTPEALELERLFAEAVANGATDGVMEVSSHALALQRVYGIPFEVAVFTNLTRDHLDYHKDFDDYFAAKRILFEGCGTEPPTTSVINGDHEYGQRLAQFAKSRSQVFTYGIEAGEFRPQELEITEKGSRFDVETPAGKLAIWTPLIGRVNVYNALAAITTGVARGLPNVAIVEGIAALQNVPGRFQLVDEGQPFTVVVDYAHTDDALRNLTQVAREFVSRNGARGRVITLFGCGGDRDKKKRPLMGEAAGKGSDFVVLTSDNPRSEEPMAIIQDALPGLAATGTRHAVEPDRRKAIALAVAEAKPGDIVLIAGKGHEDYQITRAGTQPFSDAQVARAALQVLGHGAARVER, encoded by the coding sequence ATGACGTTCGCTTCTCTCCTCGATGGGGCCGAGGTCCTCAGCCAAAGCGGCAGCGCGTTCGTGAAGGGTGTGGACTACGACTCGCGGCGCGTCCAGCCCGGCTGGCTGTTCGTCGCCATGCGCGGCGAAGCGACCGACGGCAACCGCTACATCGACGCGGCGTTGAAGGCCGGCGCCATCGCCGTCGTCACCGATGCGGCGGAGGAGAAGCCGCGCGAAGGCGTGGCCTGGGCGGTCGTGCCGCACGGACGCCGCGCGCTGGCACGCATCAGCGCGAACTTCTACAAGCATCCCGAGAATCGGCTGAAGCTGGTCGGCATCACCGGCACCAACGGCAAGACGACCACGTCCTATCTCGTCGAGTCGATCCTCAACGCCGCGGGGCGCAAGAGCGTGCTCGTCGGGACCATCGAATACCACGTCGCCGGCAAGAAGATTCCCGCGCCGCACACGACGCCGGAAGCGCTCGAGCTCGAAAGGCTCTTTGCGGAAGCGGTCGCGAACGGCGCGACCGACGGCGTGATGGAAGTCTCGTCGCACGCGCTCGCGCTGCAGCGCGTCTACGGCATCCCGTTCGAGGTCGCGGTGTTCACCAACCTCACGCGCGACCACCTCGACTACCACAAGGACTTCGACGACTACTTCGCCGCCAAGCGCATCCTGTTCGAGGGCTGCGGCACCGAGCCGCCCACCACCTCGGTCATCAACGGCGACCACGAGTACGGGCAGAGGCTGGCGCAGTTCGCCAAGTCGCGCTCCCAGGTCTTCACCTACGGGATCGAGGCCGGCGAGTTCCGCCCGCAGGAGCTCGAGATCACGGAGAAGGGAAGCCGGTTCGACGTGGAGACGCCCGCGGGAAAGCTCGCGATCTGGACGCCGCTCATCGGGCGCGTGAACGTCTACAACGCGCTAGCCGCGATCACGACCGGGGTGGCGCGCGGACTGCCGAACGTGGCGATCGTCGAGGGCATCGCGGCGCTGCAGAACGTTCCCGGCCGGTTCCAGTTGGTGGATGAGGGCCAGCCCTTCACCGTCGTGGTGGATTACGCGCACACCGACGACGCGCTGCGCAACCTGACGCAGGTCGCGCGCGAGTTCGTGAGCCGAAACGGAGCCCGCGGGCGCGTGATCACGCTGTTCGGCTGCGGCGGCGACCGCGACAAGAAGAAGCGCCCGCTGATGGGCGAGGCCGCCGGCAAGGGCAGCGACTTCGTGGTGCTGACCTCCGACAATCCGCGCAGCGAAGAGCCGATGGCCATCATCCAGGACGCGCTCCCAGGGCTCGCCGCGACCGGGACGCGGCATGCGGTCGAGCCGGATCGGCGAAAAGCCATCGCGCTCGCCGTCGCCGAGGCGAAGCCCGGCGACATCGTGCTCATCGCCGGAAAAGGGCACGAGGACTACCAGATCACGCGCGCGGGCACGCAGCCGTTCTCCGATGCGCAGGTTGCGCGCGCGGCGCTGCAGGTGCTCGGTCACGGCGCGGCGAGGGTGGAGCGATGA
- the murF gene encoding UDP-N-acetylmuramoyl-tripeptide--D-alanyl-D-alanine ligase, whose amino-acid sequence MKLALEKVGEYLGATGDFDRHATAMGYSIDSRTIKPGELFFAIKGEHFDGHDFVEAALQAGAVAAVVRKDRVPGGELAYRCISVDDTLAALQRLALAVRKLWGKTLVGVTGSAGKTTTKEAIAHVLAAKFRVLKSEGNLNNHYGLPLQLLRLEPEHEIAVIEMGMNHAGEIAALCKIAEPNLGVVTNVAPVHLGFFSSVREIACAKYELIQSLPRGGTAVLNADDPYVSQFGRDFHGKVVLYGVDGRADVRAENVRERGEQGSTFDLVAGESHPVELPLLGKHNVYNALAAAAAGMQRGMSVREIAGALASLQPADKRGQLLRVAGATVINDCYNSNPKALEAMIDALASLPAKRRIVVAGEMLELGDAADELHFMCGAHAAARRMDMLVGVRGAASKIVEGARANGLLAAQYVGSPEEAGEWLAATVRQGDAVLLKASRGVRLERALERWQAQVSATK is encoded by the coding sequence ATGAAGCTGGCGTTGGAAAAAGTCGGCGAGTATCTGGGCGCGACCGGCGACTTCGACCGCCATGCCACCGCGATGGGCTATTCCATCGACTCGCGCACCATCAAGCCGGGCGAGCTCTTCTTCGCGATCAAGGGTGAGCACTTCGACGGCCACGATTTCGTCGAGGCCGCGCTGCAAGCGGGCGCCGTGGCGGCTGTGGTGAGGAAAGACCGCGTCCCCGGCGGCGAACTGGCTTACCGCTGCATCTCGGTCGACGACACGCTTGCCGCGCTGCAGCGGCTCGCGCTCGCCGTCCGCAAGCTCTGGGGCAAGACGCTGGTCGGCGTGACCGGTTCCGCCGGCAAGACCACGACCAAGGAAGCCATCGCGCACGTGCTGGCGGCGAAGTTTCGCGTGCTGAAGTCGGAAGGCAATCTCAACAACCACTATGGCCTGCCGCTGCAGTTGTTGCGCCTGGAACCGGAACACGAGATCGCCGTCATCGAGATGGGCATGAACCACGCCGGCGAGATCGCCGCGCTGTGCAAGATCGCCGAACCGAACCTGGGCGTGGTAACGAACGTCGCGCCCGTGCACCTGGGTTTCTTCAGCTCGGTGCGCGAGATCGCGTGCGCGAAGTACGAGCTCATCCAGTCGCTGCCGCGCGGCGGCACGGCGGTGCTCAATGCCGACGACCCCTACGTCTCGCAGTTCGGGCGCGACTTCCACGGGAAAGTCGTGCTCTACGGCGTCGACGGGCGCGCCGATGTTCGCGCCGAGAACGTCCGGGAACGCGGGGAGCAAGGCTCGACCTTCGATCTGGTCGCGGGTGAGAGCCATCCGGTCGAGCTGCCGCTGCTCGGCAAGCACAATGTCTATAACGCGCTCGCCGCCGCGGCGGCAGGGATGCAACGCGGCATGAGCGTGCGCGAGATCGCGGGCGCGCTTGCCTCGCTCCAGCCCGCCGACAAGCGCGGGCAGTTGCTGCGAGTGGCAGGCGCGACCGTCATCAACGACTGCTACAATTCGAATCCGAAAGCTCTCGAAGCGATGATCGATGCGCTCGCCTCGCTGCCCGCGAAGCGGCGCATCGTGGTCGCGGGCGAGATGCTCGAACTGGGCGACGCGGCCGATGAGCTGCATTTCATGTGCGGCGCGCACGCCGCGGCCCGGCGCATGGACATGCTGGTGGGGGTACGCGGCGCGGCCAGCAAGATCGTGGAAGGCGCCCGCGCGAACGGGTTGCTCGCCGCGCAGTACGTCGGGTCGCCGGAAGAGGCGGGCGAGTGGCTGGCGGCGACGGTCCGCCAGGGCGACGCGGTGTTGCTCAAGGCCTCACGCGGCGTGCGGTTGGAGCGCGCGCTCGAGCGCTGGCAGGCGCAGGTTTCGGCCACGAAGTAA
- the mraY gene encoding phospho-N-acetylmuramoyl-pentapeptide-transferase encodes MLFWLLYEKIFHLDPFFSPFRIFRFLTFRTAFASLTAMFMAMIIGPAVIRQLREFQIGQYIREEGPKAHQKKAGTPTMGGVLITISIVVPTILWADLTNKFVWLAVMGTLAFAAIGFADDYLKIVHHRNLGLTGRTKLMLQFLASIVIAVLLVLMQARGDYSTHLIVPFFKNFRPDLAFAGLEHNPYLMPIAFLPFIAFVAVVIVGSSNAVNLTDGLDGLAIGCTVIAAGALTVLTYVSGHAQFADYLELQRMPQVGELSIFCGAMVGAAIGFLWYNAHPAEIFMGDVGSLALGGAIGIVAVIIKQELLLPFIGGIFVIEALSVILQVGSYKLRKKRIFKMAPLHHHFELMGWSESKIIVRFWIASLVFALFALTTLKLR; translated from the coding sequence TTGCTCTTTTGGCTGCTCTACGAAAAGATCTTTCACCTCGACCCGTTCTTTTCGCCTTTCCGCATCTTCCGCTTCCTCACCTTCCGCACCGCGTTCGCGTCGCTCACCGCCATGTTCATGGCGATGATCATCGGGCCGGCGGTCATCCGCCAGCTGCGTGAGTTCCAGATCGGCCAGTACATCCGCGAAGAGGGCCCGAAGGCGCACCAGAAGAAGGCCGGCACGCCGACGATGGGCGGCGTCCTCATCACCATCTCCATCGTCGTGCCCACCATCCTGTGGGCGGACCTGACGAACAAGTTCGTGTGGCTGGCGGTGATGGGCACGCTCGCCTTCGCGGCCATCGGGTTCGCCGACGACTACCTGAAGATCGTTCACCACCGCAACCTCGGCCTCACCGGCCGCACCAAGCTGATGCTGCAGTTCCTCGCCAGCATCGTGATCGCGGTGCTGCTGGTGCTGATGCAGGCGCGCGGCGACTACTCCACGCACCTCATCGTGCCGTTCTTCAAGAATTTCCGGCCGGACCTGGCGTTCGCGGGCCTGGAGCACAACCCCTACCTGATGCCGATCGCGTTCCTGCCGTTCATCGCCTTCGTCGCGGTCGTGATCGTAGGCTCGTCGAACGCGGTGAACCTGACCGACGGCCTGGACGGCCTCGCCATCGGCTGCACGGTCATCGCCGCCGGCGCGCTGACCGTGCTCACCTACGTCAGCGGCCACGCGCAGTTCGCCGACTATCTCGAGCTGCAGCGCATGCCGCAGGTGGGCGAGCTCAGCATCTTCTGCGGCGCGATGGTCGGAGCGGCCATCGGCTTCCTCTGGTACAACGCGCACCCGGCGGAGATCTTCATGGGCGACGTAGGCTCGCTCGCGCTCGGCGGCGCCATCGGCATCGTCGCCGTCATCATCAAGCAGGAGCTGCTGCTGCCGTTCATCGGCGGCATCTTCGTCATCGAGGCGCTCTCCGTGATCCTGCAGGTCGGCTCCTACAAGCTGCGCAAGAAGCGCATCTTCAAGATGGCGCCGCTGCATCACCACTTCGAGCTGATGGGCTGGTCGGAGTCGAAGATCATCGTGCGCTTCTGGATCGCGTCGCTGGTGTTTGCACTCTTTGCTCTCACGACGCTGAAGTTGCGCTAG
- the murD gene encoding UDP-N-acetylmuramoyl-L-alanine--D-glutamate ligase, which yields MAAEMEWSGKRVLVVGLGKSGVAAAFFLQEHGARVTVSDAKTEDQLRELIPALLDRGIVVEAGRHGERTFRDQDLIVVSPGVPYDEPHLQQARTHGIQVIGEVELAARFLKGPIVAITGSNGKTTTTALAGEILAKSGLKAQVGGNIGKPVIEMIPTSTPQTWNVLEISSFQLETIETFHPRVAVILNITPDHLDRHRTFEGYVAAKARIFENQGDGDFAVLNMDDATCVSLAQRVKAQVRGFSRRDAVKTGAYIKDGKIFYRDAAGEHEVMPTSAIGLKGAHNQENVLAAVCVAMLAGAKPQQIASAVREFRAVEHRLEFVANINGVEYYNDSKATNVDATIKALESFPGGIHLILGGKDKGSDYSLLNVLLKERVKRVYTIGAAAAKIEEQTAGAAPTVRAETIETAVKKAHEAALAGEVVLLAPACASFDQFTSYEHRGRAFKELVRALSARKTPVGGAA from the coding sequence ATGGCCGCAGAGATGGAATGGAGCGGGAAACGCGTGCTGGTCGTCGGACTGGGCAAGTCCGGCGTGGCCGCGGCGTTTTTCCTGCAGGAGCACGGCGCGCGCGTCACTGTTTCCGACGCCAAGACCGAGGACCAGCTGCGCGAGCTCATTCCCGCGCTGCTCGACCGCGGCATCGTGGTCGAGGCCGGCCGCCACGGCGAACGCACCTTCCGCGACCAGGACCTCATCGTCGTCTCGCCCGGCGTGCCCTATGACGAGCCCCACCTTCAGCAGGCGCGGACACATGGCATCCAGGTCATCGGCGAGGTCGAACTGGCCGCGCGCTTCCTGAAGGGGCCCATCGTCGCAATCACGGGCTCGAACGGCAAGACCACCACGACGGCGCTCGCGGGCGAGATCCTCGCCAAGAGCGGGCTCAAGGCGCAGGTCGGCGGCAACATCGGCAAGCCGGTCATCGAGATGATCCCCACCTCGACGCCCCAGACGTGGAACGTGCTCGAGATCTCCAGCTTCCAGCTCGAGACCATCGAAACCTTCCATCCGAGGGTCGCCGTCATCCTGAATATCACGCCCGACCACCTCGACCGCCACCGGACGTTCGAGGGATACGTCGCGGCGAAGGCGCGCATCTTCGAGAACCAGGGCGACGGGGACTTCGCGGTCCTGAACATGGACGACGCGACGTGCGTCTCGCTGGCGCAGCGCGTCAAAGCGCAGGTCCGCGGCTTCAGCCGCCGCGACGCCGTCAAGACCGGCGCCTATATAAAGGACGGCAAGATCTTCTACCGCGACGCGGCTGGTGAGCACGAAGTCATGCCGACCTCGGCCATCGGGCTCAAGGGCGCGCACAACCAGGAGAACGTGCTCGCGGCGGTGTGCGTCGCGATGCTCGCCGGCGCGAAGCCGCAGCAGATCGCGAGCGCCGTCCGGGAGTTCCGCGCGGTCGAGCATCGGCTGGAATTCGTCGCCAACATCAACGGCGTCGAGTACTACAACGATTCCAAGGCGACCAACGTCGACGCCACCATCAAGGCGCTGGAATCGTTTCCCGGCGGCATCCACCTCATTCTGGGCGGCAAGGACAAGGGCAGCGACTACTCGCTGTTGAACGTGCTGCTGAAAGAGCGCGTGAAGCGGGTGTACACCATCGGCGCCGCCGCGGCGAAGATCGAGGAGCAGACCGCGGGCGCTGCGCCCACCGTGCGGGCCGAGACCATCGAGACCGCGGTCAAGAAAGCCCACGAGGCTGCTCTCGCCGGCGAGGTCGTGCTGCTCGCGCCCGCCTGCGCCAGCTTCGACCAGTTCACCTCCTACGAGCACCGCGGCCGTGCCTTCAAGGAACTGGTCCGCGCGCTCTCCGCCCGCAAGACGCCGGTGGGAGGCGCGGCCTGA
- the ftsW gene encoding putative lipid II flippase FtsW translates to MAKRVSVDKTLFIVTLLLVFIGLIMVFSASAVMASERYGSAYAFLLRQGVMALLGFAAMFLTMRVDYRRYKHPAFVFGLVGVTTLLLIAVFFVDRAHNTHRWIRWGWFSLQPSELAKPAIILFLAWFLETRTRSMDDWRNTLLPAVLPTLILCALIVKEPDLGTAIVCALITGVVLYIAGMRLRWFAAGFAACLPVLYVLIFRVQWRYDRIMAFLDPYADPQGKGFHMIQSLIAVGTGGITGLGLMEGKQKLFYLPEPHTDFIYAVLSEEFGLAGALIVVALFAIFLYRGMRTALATNDVFARYLATGITAMVVVQALFNISVVLGLLPTKGIPLPFISYGGSALFVTLASVGVLLNITQQTD, encoded by the coding sequence ATGGCGAAGCGCGTCAGTGTCGACAAGACGCTGTTCATCGTCACGCTGCTGCTGGTGTTCATCGGGCTGATCATGGTGTTCAGCGCGTCGGCCGTGATGGCGAGCGAGCGTTACGGCTCGGCGTACGCCTTCCTGCTGCGCCAGGGCGTGATGGCGCTGCTCGGCTTCGCCGCGATGTTCCTCACCATGCGCGTGGACTACCGCAGGTACAAACACCCGGCGTTCGTCTTCGGCCTGGTCGGCGTCACGACGCTGCTGCTGATCGCGGTCTTCTTCGTCGACCGCGCGCACAACACGCATCGCTGGATCCGCTGGGGCTGGTTCAGCCTGCAGCCTTCGGAGCTTGCCAAGCCCGCCATCATCCTGTTCCTCGCCTGGTTCCTCGAGACGCGTACGCGCTCCATGGACGACTGGCGCAACACGCTGTTGCCTGCCGTGCTGCCGACCCTCATCCTGTGCGCGCTCATCGTGAAGGAGCCGGACCTCGGCACCGCCATCGTCTGCGCGCTCATCACCGGGGTCGTGCTCTACATCGCGGGCATGCGCCTGCGGTGGTTCGCCGCCGGATTCGCGGCCTGCCTGCCGGTGCTCTACGTCCTCATCTTCCGGGTGCAGTGGCGCTATGACCGCATCATGGCCTTCCTCGATCCCTACGCCGACCCGCAAGGCAAGGGCTTCCACATGATCCAGTCGCTCATCGCGGTCGGCACCGGCGGCATCACCGGGCTCGGCCTGATGGAAGGGAAGCAGAAGCTCTTCTACCTGCCGGAGCCGCACACCGACTTCATTTACGCGGTGCTCTCGGAAGAGTTCGGATTGGCGGGGGCGTTGATCGTGGTCGCGCTGTTCGCGATTTTCCTCTACCGCGGGATGCGCACGGCGCTCGCGACCAACGACGTCTTCGCGCGCTACCTCGCGACCGGCATCACCGCGATGGTCGTGGTGCAGGCGCTGTTCAACATCAGCGTGGTGCTCGGCCTGCTGCCCACCAAGGGCATCCCGCTGCCCTTCATTTCCTACGGCGGTTCGGCGCTGTTCGTTACACTGGCCAGCGTCGGCGTGCTGCTGAACATCACGCAGCAGACGGACTGA
- the murG gene encoding undecaprenyldiphospho-muramoylpentapeptide beta-N-acetylglucosaminyltransferase, which produces MRAILAGGGTGGHVIPALAIAHELRARYGAEVAFIGTARGIETRLVPQAGFPLELIEVGGLKNVSLATRLQTLAALPRAIARSWQVLQEFRPHVVIGVGGYASGPAMLAASLSSIPTVAFEPNVVPGLANRAVAPLVTTAVVHFEETGEYFRRFVVTGVPVRHAFFDLPERPAGVHPTLLVFGGSQGAAAINKVVIESLPELAGRVRGVHIVHQTGERDYNSAQAAYLRAPVAAEVSPFIDDMPGAFARADLLVCRSGASTVAEVTAAGKPAIFVPFPRAADDHQRRNAEALAARGAALLIPEAELTSARFVEAVAALLNDAPARQRMGTAAKAMARANAAGVIAAIAARLAGVASESQNDSRKAAAH; this is translated from the coding sequence ATGAGAGCCATCCTGGCCGGCGGCGGAACCGGCGGACACGTCATCCCTGCGCTCGCCATCGCGCACGAGCTGCGCGCGCGCTACGGCGCGGAAGTCGCGTTCATCGGCACCGCGCGCGGCATCGAGACGCGGCTGGTCCCGCAGGCCGGCTTTCCGCTGGAGCTCATCGAGGTCGGCGGGCTGAAGAACGTCTCGCTCGCCACGCGCCTCCAGACGCTCGCTGCGCTGCCGCGGGCCATCGCGCGTTCGTGGCAAGTGCTGCAGGAGTTCAGGCCGCACGTGGTCATCGGCGTCGGCGGCTACGCCAGCGGCCCCGCCATGCTCGCCGCCTCGCTCAGCTCCATCCCCACGGTCGCCTTCGAGCCTAACGTGGTCCCGGGACTGGCGAATCGCGCAGTCGCGCCGCTGGTGACGACCGCGGTCGTCCACTTCGAAGAGACCGGCGAATACTTTCGGCGGTTCGTCGTGACCGGCGTGCCGGTACGCCACGCATTCTTCGACCTGCCGGAACGTCCGGCCGGGGTGCATCCGACGCTGCTGGTGTTCGGCGGCAGCCAGGGCGCGGCCGCGATCAACAAGGTCGTGATCGAGTCGCTGCCCGAGCTCGCCGGACGCGTGCGAGGGGTGCACATCGTCCACCAGACCGGCGAGCGCGACTATAATTCCGCGCAAGCGGCGTATCTGCGGGCTCCCGTGGCAGCAGAGGTTTCCCCATTCATCGACGACATGCCGGGCGCGTTCGCGCGCGCCGACCTCCTCGTGTGCCGCTCGGGCGCGAGCACCGTGGCGGAGGTGACCGCGGCAGGCAAGCCCGCCATCTTCGTCCCGTTCCCGCGCGCGGCCGACGACCACCAGCGCCGCAATGCCGAAGCGCTGGCTGCGCGCGGCGCAGCGTTGCTGATCCCTGAAGCGGAGCTGACCAGCGCGCGCTTCGTCGAAGCAGTCGCCGCGCTGCTGAACGACGCACCCGCTCGCCAGCGCATGGGCACGGCCGCCAAAGCGATGGCGCGTGCCAACGCCGCCGGCGTGATCGCCGCGATCGCGGCGCGGCTCGCCGGCGTCGCGTCGGAATCCCAGAACGATTCCCGCAAGGCGGCGGCGCACTGA
- the murC gene encoding UDP-N-acetylmuramate--L-alanine ligase: MFARIQRIHFVGVGGIGMSGIAEVLLNLGWKVSGSDLKASPVTQRLANLGAIIFEGHRAENLAAADPEVLVTSSAIARDNPEVAEARRRKLPVIQRAEMLAELMRLKYGIAVAGMHGKTTTTSMVAQVLAAGGLDPTVIVGGRVEAMGSNARLGKSQYLVAEADESDRSFLKLSPILSVVTNVDREHMDCYRDMADVERTFIEFMDRVPFYGLVVACNDDDALRALLPRVDRRIVTYGARAGSDFLIVAVSCAGGAGKPMSSFQVSYGGRSLGDFHLHVPGAHNVLNATAAIAVGIGLDVPVASIREALEHFRGVDRRFQVKGTAAGVTVVDDYGHHPTEIRATLQAARQCGYRQIHVVFQPHRYTRTQLLMDEFAGAFGDADTVHVLDIYAASEPAIAGVTGEALAQHIARRGGQVAAYRASFADAIEAVASAAGEGDLVLTLGAGNVSQLGPQLLERLGARSGSAAARK, from the coding sequence ATGTTCGCGCGCATCCAGCGGATCCACTTCGTCGGCGTCGGTGGCATCGGCATGAGCGGCATCGCCGAGGTCCTGTTGAACCTCGGCTGGAAGGTCTCCGGCTCCGACCTGAAGGCCTCGCCGGTCACGCAGCGTCTCGCCAACCTGGGCGCCATCATCTTCGAAGGGCATCGCGCCGAGAACCTTGCCGCCGCTGACCCCGAGGTCCTCGTCACCAGCTCCGCCATCGCGCGCGACAACCCGGAAGTCGCCGAAGCGCGCCGCCGCAAGCTGCCGGTCATCCAGCGCGCGGAGATGCTGGCGGAGCTGATGCGGCTGAAGTACGGTATCGCTGTCGCCGGAATGCACGGCAAGACGACCACGACGTCGATGGTCGCGCAGGTCCTCGCCGCCGGGGGCCTCGACCCCACGGTCATCGTGGGCGGGCGCGTCGAGGCCATGGGCTCCAACGCGCGCCTCGGCAAGTCGCAGTACCTGGTCGCCGAGGCGGACGAGAGCGACCGCTCGTTCCTCAAGCTCTCGCCCATCCTCAGCGTGGTCACCAACGTGGACCGCGAGCACATGGACTGCTACCGCGACATGGCCGACGTGGAGCGCACCTTCATCGAGTTCATGGACCGCGTGCCGTTCTACGGCTTGGTCGTCGCCTGCAACGACGATGACGCGCTGCGCGCCTTGCTGCCGCGCGTCGATCGCCGCATCGTGACCTACGGCGCACGCGCCGGCTCCGACTTCCTGATCGTGGCCGTGAGCTGCGCCGGCGGCGCGGGCAAGCCGATGTCGAGCTTCCAGGTGTCGTATGGCGGAAGGTCGCTGGGCGACTTCCACCTCCACGTCCCGGGCGCGCACAACGTGCTGAATGCCACGGCCGCGATCGCGGTCGGCATCGGGCTGGACGTGCCGGTCGCGAGCATCCGCGAAGCGCTCGAGCACTTTCGTGGCGTCGATCGCCGCTTCCAGGTGAAGGGAACCGCCGCCGGCGTGACCGTGGTCGACGACTACGGCCACCATCCGACCGAGATCCGCGCCACGCTCCAGGCCGCCCGGCAGTGCGGCTACCGCCAGATCCACGTTGTCTTCCAGCCGCACCGCTACACCCGCACGCAGCTCCTGATGGATGAGTTCGCCGGCGCCTTCGGCGACGCCGATACGGTCCACGTGCTCGACATCTATGCCGCCAGCGAGCCGGCCATCGCGGGCGTCACGGGAGAGGCGCTGGCGCAGCACATCGCGCGGCGCGGCGGCCAGGTGGCGGCCTACCGCGCGTCGTTTGCGGACGCCATCGAAGCGGTGGCGAGCGCCGCCGGCGAGGGCGACCTGGTGCTGACGCTGGGCGCCGGCAACGTCTCGCAGCTCGGGCCGCAGCTGCTGGAGCGCCTGGGCGCCCGCAGCGGGAGCGCGGCGGCGCGAAAATGA
- a CDS encoding FtsQ-type POTRA domain-containing protein, with product MQPPDDDLRELEVDARDLDLPDLENEAEPQFLRGQRRVSVRRGPLPKKTANRLKYVALVALAAGVLGTVAFAVYRYGAHSWRFRVESGDSIELNGNQNVTRAQVMEVMGGDIGRNVFFVPLEARKKQLEQIPWVESAAVMRLLPDRLRVEVKERTPVAFVQLGSKILLADAHGVLMDLPPRSQNKYSFPVIVGASDAEPLSTRAARMKIYNALVRELDSDGSNYSKDLSEVDLSDPDDVKVTVADPAGAVLLHLGSASFLERYKTYISHAAEWRAQYRKLESVDLRFDRQIIVNPDSRSAAPAPPPASSPTVQPARTTTRAKARAKVKSNGKRAAEPTHRD from the coding sequence GTGCAGCCGCCCGACGACGATCTGCGCGAACTCGAGGTCGACGCGCGCGATCTCGACCTCCCCGATCTTGAGAACGAAGCCGAGCCGCAATTCCTGCGCGGCCAGCGGCGCGTCTCCGTCCGCCGCGGGCCTCTCCCCAAGAAGACCGCCAACCGGCTGAAGTACGTGGCGCTGGTCGCGCTCGCGGCGGGCGTGCTGGGCACCGTGGCTTTCGCGGTCTACCGCTACGGCGCGCACTCATGGCGCTTCCGCGTCGAATCGGGCGACAGCATCGAGCTGAACGGCAACCAGAACGTCACGCGCGCGCAGGTGATGGAAGTGATGGGCGGCGACATCGGGCGCAACGTCTTCTTCGTCCCGCTCGAAGCGCGCAAGAAGCAGCTCGAGCAGATCCCGTGGGTGGAGTCCGCGGCGGTGATGCGCCTGCTGCCCGACCGGCTGCGCGTGGAAGTGAAAGAGCGCACGCCGGTCGCCTTCGTGCAGCTCGGCTCCAAGATCCTGCTCGCCGATGCGCACGGCGTGCTCATGGACCTTCCGCCGAGATCGCAAAACAAGTATTCGTTCCCGGTCATCGTGGGCGCTTCGGACGCCGAGCCGCTCTCGACGCGCGCGGCGCGCATGAAGATCTACAACGCGCTGGTGCGCGAGCTCGATTCCGACGGCTCGAACTACTCGAAAGACCTGAGTGAAGTGGACCTCTCCGACCCCGACGACGTGAAGGTGACCGTGGCCGACCCGGCGGGCGCGGTGCTGCTGCACCTGGGCTCGGCGAGTTTTCTCGAGCGCTACAAGACCTACATCTCGCACGCCGCGGAGTGGCGCGCGCAGTATCGCAAGCTTGAATCGGTGGACCTCCGTTTCGACCGCCAGATCATCGTCAATCCGGATTCGCGGAGCGCAGCGCCGGCTCCGCCGCCGGCTTCCAGCCCAACCGTCCAGCCAGCCAGGACCACCACCAGAGCGAAGGCCAGGGCCAAAGTTAAGAGCAATGGGAAAAGAGCAGCCGAACCTACTCACCGCGATTGA